A single window of Cervus canadensis isolate Bull #8, Minnesota chromosome 17, ASM1932006v1, whole genome shotgun sequence DNA harbors:
- the C17H15orf40 gene encoding UPF0235 protein C15orf40 homolog, which produces MPYFFSSFQEERVLIPPAGRRRPPSRTEAHGAAPSCCVRRRRGLFRRQAALRAASSARMPRLGYGLRLLEAASGSRAVTRLPLGADMPKKAGATNKGKSQSKEPERPLPPLGPVTVDPKGGVSIAIRAKPGSKQNAVTDVTTEAVSVAIAAPPTEGEANAELCRYLSKVLELRKSDVVLDKGGKSREKVVKLLASTPPEEILEKLKKQVEKK; this is translated from the exons ATGCCTTATTTCTTCAGCTCTTTCCAGGAAGAACGAGTCTTGATCCCGCCAGCCGGAAGGCGTCGCCCTCCTTCGCGAACTGAGGCCCACGGGGCCGCTCCCTCCTGCTGCGTGCGCAGGCGCAGAGGGCTCTTCCGGCGCCAGGCCGCTCTCCGTGCCGCCTCCTCGGCCAGGATGCCGCGCCTAGGCTACGGCCTGAGGCTGCTCGAAGCTGCGTCTGGTTCTAGGGCTGTCACCCGGCTCCCTTTGGGCGCCGACATGCCTAAGAAAGCTGGTGCGACGAACAAG GGTAAAAGCCAGAGCAAGGAACCAGAGAGACCACTTCCTCCCTTAGGTCCTGTGACAGTTGATCCTAAAGGCGGTGTCAGCATAGCCATCCGTGCCAAACCTGGTTCCAAACAAAATGCTGTGACAG ACGTGACAACCGAGGCTGTGAGTGTAGCCATCGCAGCGCCTCCGACGGAGGGAGAGGCTAATGCAGAGCTGTGTCGCTATCTTTCCAAAGTCTTAGAACTCAGGAAGAGTGATGTGGTTTTGGATAAG GGTGGTAAATCTCGTGAAAAAGTGGTGAAGCTTTTGGCCTCCACACCTCCGGAAGAGATCTTGGAGAAATTGAAAAAGCaagttgaaaagaaataa